From Cecembia calidifontis, one genomic window encodes:
- a CDS encoding 3-keto-disaccharide hydrolase, producing the protein MASTHKLIIMNLRKIYSLTAAIVLIILHIGQVKAQTESKDLIGRWNITLDMDGREAPSWLEVKLSGFKVLVGYFVGDDGSARPISQVHFDNGKVHFSIPPQWQDSNKDMKFKGSLTQGKLNGTIQYPNGKRYPFVGERAPALVREKEPTWGTPIALFNGRDLSGWHADKDQNQWEVKNGILTSSKSGANLISNEKFEDFQLLVEFRYPEGSNSGIYLRGRYEVQIQDDYDKEPSNVLFGGVYGFLTPNEMAAGKAGEWQTFQIKLIGRRLTVVANGKTVICDQIIPGITGGALDSKEGLPGPIMLQGDHGPVEFRKIELVKAVY; encoded by the coding sequence ATGGCTTCAACCCATAAACTCATCATCATGAATCTCAGAAAAATATACAGCCTTACCGCAGCAATTGTTTTAATCATTTTACATATCGGTCAGGTAAAAGCCCAGACTGAATCCAAGGACCTGATCGGACGTTGGAACATCACTTTGGATATGGATGGCAGGGAAGCGCCTTCCTGGCTGGAAGTAAAACTCTCGGGGTTTAAGGTATTGGTTGGGTATTTTGTGGGAGATGATGGAAGTGCCAGACCAATTTCCCAGGTACATTTTGACAATGGGAAGGTCCATTTCAGCATTCCGCCACAGTGGCAGGACTCGAATAAGGACATGAAGTTTAAAGGATCACTGACCCAGGGCAAGCTGAACGGAACGATTCAGTATCCCAATGGGAAACGTTATCCTTTTGTGGGAGAACGTGCCCCAGCTTTGGTGAGGGAAAAGGAACCCACTTGGGGAACACCTATAGCACTTTTTAATGGAAGGGATTTAAGCGGTTGGCATGCAGATAAAGACCAAAATCAGTGGGAGGTCAAAAACGGCATATTGACCTCTTCCAAGTCAGGTGCCAACCTGATTTCAAATGAAAAATTTGAGGATTTTCAGTTATTGGTGGAATTCCGCTATCCGGAGGGCAGCAATAGTGGGATTTACCTCAGGGGAAGGTATGAAGTGCAGATTCAGGATGATTATGACAAAGAGCCATCCAATGTATTGTTCGGTGGGGTTTACGGATTCCTCACACCCAATGAAATGGCTGCGGGAAAAGCAGGGGAGTGGCAGACATTTCAGATCAAATTGATTGGAAGAAGACTTACCGTAGTTGCCAATGGAAAAACTGTGATCTGTGATCAGATTATACCTGGGATTACCGGAGGGGCATTGGACAGCAAGGAAGGATTGCCCGGTCCGATAATGTTGCAGGGGGACCATGGCCCCGTGGAGTTTAGGAAGATCGAGTTGGTGAAGGCGGTTTATTGA
- a CDS encoding UvrD-helicase domain-containing protein produces MEKTSAPFIIYKSSAGSGKTYTLTMEYLKLALSYPDAFRSILAVTFTNKATQEMKERILKELKRMRKGIDGKEYMDKVLMESLELDTQGLQVRAAQTLTAILHDYGRFSVNTIDSFFQKVVRAFAREMDLNAKFEVEMDQDAVLDRVVDRVVEKVMEDEQLHEWLVDYAKEEIEKGNSWDIRKKIKELGKELFQENFKKFAPEIRVFLKERDNISQLQQFTRERKAELFKITRSLRDEAERIRKANGLEWTDFSGGTRSFALKFAKLGDREQPVPELTDNQMARAYSEEGWFAKSSKQKDAIITAYHQGLGEILGKIPELYVKWMTLTAISRNIFVFGVFRNLLEELTVLKNEENMLLISDANEFLKEITRENEAPFIYEKVGNQFRHYLIDEFQDTSGFQWASFRPLLENSLAQGNTNLLVGDVKQSIYRWRGGEMRLLLEEVEQEIGKQYIENRNLDTNYRSLPNVIQFNNALFKKLPQSFEDALALSHVEEEGHILSKAYQDVFQHVSPAKQKSAFKGKVRLEFLEEDKNQETGKFKEMVLEKLPEMVMALQDREYALKDIAFLVRTKNEGALIADCMMEFAAAHPETKYRFDVLSDESMFLYKSASVKALVAGLKYLHSPDDLVQFKTMWYYRSVLQNEKVDHDLFAIDKVPVFLKEKVEEFKRTEARLLQLPLMETVEELIGFLGLQEDNLELAYISGFKEAVYDFSVNNRADLAGFLEWWEEHKDKRTVRIPESHNAMRIMTIHKSKGLQFKVVLMPFLDWKIFDTSKSNVVWAPFEDKQSKFSAIIPISLNKDLAKSDFSSIYEEGKILAYLDSLNMVYVALTRAEEIFWSLSPFTTKATDGSNNQLAYHLQMVLSSSYVQEMGFDFNKDFDPDGKVYDFGDWPEKVDSKSEIAAPVPLRWAYQNWSSLLKVKQYAVDFSKEGLAQRKRRDFGLLVHELLEKSKSREDAKNQIRVFYYEGRLDREELMEVEAQLDRLFEDALFASWFETGNILLTEQGILLPGGKQKRPDRIILKDQEAIVVDFKTGEEYERYGKQVLEYMDLVKQLSGKPVKGYLCYLETGKIKEVGE; encoded by the coding sequence ATGGAAAAAACTTCTGCTCCTTTTATCATTTACAAATCTTCTGCAGGCTCTGGGAAAACTTATACCCTGACCATGGAGTACCTCAAATTGGCCCTGTCGTATCCGGATGCCTTTAGGTCTATTTTGGCAGTTACTTTTACCAATAAGGCTACCCAGGAAATGAAGGAGCGTATTCTGAAGGAGCTCAAGCGGATGCGCAAGGGGATTGACGGGAAGGAGTATATGGACAAGGTGCTGATGGAAAGCCTTGAACTGGATACCCAAGGTCTTCAGGTAAGGGCAGCCCAAACACTTACAGCTATACTTCATGATTATGGGAGGTTTTCGGTCAATACGATTGACAGTTTTTTCCAAAAAGTAGTAAGGGCCTTTGCCCGGGAAATGGATCTCAATGCCAAATTTGAAGTGGAAATGGACCAGGATGCTGTTCTGGACCGGGTGGTGGACCGGGTGGTGGAAAAAGTAATGGAGGATGAGCAACTGCACGAGTGGCTGGTCGATTATGCCAAAGAAGAGATAGAAAAGGGCAATTCCTGGGATATACGCAAAAAAATCAAGGAACTGGGAAAGGAGCTTTTTCAGGAGAATTTTAAAAAATTTGCCCCTGAAATCCGGGTTTTTCTGAAAGAGAGGGATAACATTTCCCAACTTCAGCAATTTACGAGAGAGCGAAAAGCAGAACTTTTTAAAATTACCAGGTCACTCAGGGATGAAGCGGAGCGTATCCGCAAAGCCAACGGACTGGAATGGACTGATTTCTCGGGTGGTACAAGGTCCTTTGCCCTGAAGTTTGCCAAACTGGGGGACAGGGAACAGCCGGTGCCGGAATTGACCGATAATCAAATGGCCCGGGCTTACAGCGAAGAGGGTTGGTTTGCAAAAAGCAGTAAACAGAAAGATGCCATTATCACTGCTTATCATCAGGGATTGGGTGAAATTCTTGGAAAAATTCCTGAATTGTATGTCAAATGGATGACCTTGACTGCAATTTCCAGGAATATTTTTGTCTTCGGGGTATTCCGAAATCTTCTCGAAGAATTGACGGTTCTCAAAAACGAGGAAAATATGTTGCTCATTTCCGATGCCAATGAGTTTTTAAAAGAGATAACCCGGGAGAATGAGGCCCCTTTTATATATGAAAAGGTCGGAAACCAATTCAGGCATTACCTGATTGATGAATTTCAGGACACATCGGGATTTCAATGGGCAAGTTTCAGGCCTTTGCTGGAAAATTCCCTTGCCCAGGGAAATACGAATCTATTGGTCGGGGATGTCAAGCAGTCCATTTACCGTTGGAGGGGAGGGGAAATGCGCCTGCTGTTGGAAGAGGTGGAGCAGGAAATTGGTAAGCAATATATCGAGAACAGAAACCTGGATACCAATTACCGCAGCTTGCCAAATGTGATCCAATTCAACAATGCCTTATTCAAAAAACTTCCCCAATCTTTTGAGGATGCTTTGGCACTCAGTCATGTGGAGGAGGAGGGGCATATCCTCAGTAAGGCTTATCAGGATGTTTTTCAGCATGTTTCTCCAGCCAAGCAAAAATCTGCTTTTAAAGGAAAAGTGAGATTGGAGTTTTTGGAGGAAGATAAGAATCAGGAAACAGGGAAATTCAAGGAAATGGTACTTGAAAAACTTCCTGAAATGGTCATGGCCTTGCAAGATAGGGAATATGCCTTGAAGGACATTGCCTTTTTGGTCAGGACCAAGAATGAAGGAGCGCTCATCGCAGATTGTATGATGGAGTTTGCGGCCGCTCATCCTGAAACAAAATATCGTTTTGATGTGCTTTCGGATGAATCCATGTTTTTGTACAAATCTGCTTCCGTAAAGGCATTGGTGGCAGGCTTGAAATACCTTCATAGTCCTGATGACCTGGTGCAGTTTAAGACCATGTGGTATTACCGCTCCGTGTTGCAAAATGAAAAGGTTGACCATGATCTTTTTGCAATAGATAAGGTTCCTGTTTTTCTCAAGGAAAAAGTGGAGGAGTTCAAGAGGACAGAGGCTCGATTACTGCAGTTGCCTTTGATGGAGACTGTTGAGGAACTGATCGGATTTTTAGGTTTACAGGAGGACAATTTGGAATTGGCCTATATTTCCGGTTTTAAGGAAGCGGTCTATGATTTTTCAGTAAACAATAGGGCCGATCTGGCGGGGTTTTTGGAATGGTGGGAAGAGCATAAGGACAAGCGGACGGTAAGGATTCCGGAGAGCCACAATGCCATGCGGATTATGACCATCCATAAATCAAAAGGCCTTCAGTTCAAGGTGGTGTTGATGCCCTTCCTGGACTGGAAGATATTTGATACCAGCAAAAGCAATGTGGTCTGGGCTCCATTTGAAGATAAGCAAAGTAAATTTTCTGCCATTATTCCAATATCCTTGAACAAAGATCTGGCGAAATCCGATTTTAGTTCAATTTATGAAGAGGGGAAGATTCTGGCCTATTTGGATTCACTTAATATGGTCTATGTGGCTTTGACCAGGGCAGAGGAGATTTTTTGGTCCCTGTCGCCATTTACCACTAAGGCAACAGATGGTTCAAATAACCAATTGGCCTACCATCTTCAGATGGTGTTGAGTTCAAGTTATGTACAGGAAATGGGCTTTGATTTCAATAAAGACTTTGATCCGGATGGAAAGGTGTATGATTTTGGAGATTGGCCAGAGAAAGTGGATTCGAAGTCTGAAATAGCTGCTCCGGTTCCTCTTCGCTGGGCTTATCAGAACTGGTCCTCTCTGTTGAAAGTGAAGCAATATGCTGTGGATTTCTCCAAAGAGGGACTTGCCCAAAGAAAAAGACGGGATTTTGGGCTATTGGTCCATGAGTTGCTTGAAAAGTCAAAAAGCAGAGAAGATGCCAAAAACCAAATCAGGGTATTCTATTATGAGGGGCGATTGGACAGGGAGGAATTGATGGAGGTTGAAGCCCAATTGGACAGGCTTTTTGAGGATGCTTTGTTTGCATCCTGGTTTGAGACTGGAAATATATTATTGACCGAGCAGGGGATTCTATTACCGGGAGGCAAGCAAAAAAGACCGGACAGGATCATCCTAAAAGATCAAGAGGCTATTGTTGTGGATTTCAAAACAGGGGAGGAGTATGAGCGTTATGGGAAACAGGTATTGGAGTATATGGATCTTGTCAAGCAACTCAGCGGAAAACCGGTAAAGGGGTATCTGTGCTATCTGGAGACGGGGAAAATAAAGGAGGTCGGAGAATGA
- a CDS encoding IS4 family transposase, giving the protein MSQVKHKFLSGHPIIAQLLSLIPKELFNQVVEEENSDRYYKKLKTSDHFICIFYAVLTRNSSLREVCKNIGLIITKLIPFGMKQLPARSTLSDANRKRSYRVFEQLYKGLYSYYRASLVGNWLDIGGEVDPSRVEVFDSSTVTLFKEILKGAGRNPLNGKKKGGAKIFAKMNLAEGVPNFICIRSAATNENMFLKVMDLPEHGIAVFDKGYNRYSCFEKWDSSNRYFVTRKKDNARYEVVSEFDCTHAIDIIKDQIISLSYREKGVSRTVEARLVVYADPESGETLEFITNLKGLDALTIALLYKNRWVIEVLFKQIKQNFELRNFLSDSENGIKIQIWMALILNLLFTVLHKRIKEAEDFSTMVMVAAKNLCSYVSLEKFLLFPEAYFKSIFQKDLQNMQTQLFLSG; this is encoded by the coding sequence ATGTCTCAAGTTAAGCATAAATTTTTGTCTGGGCATCCTATCATCGCCCAACTTCTTTCTCTTATTCCCAAAGAGCTATTCAATCAGGTCGTTGAGGAAGAAAACTCGGATAGGTACTACAAGAAACTTAAAACAAGTGATCACTTTATCTGTATTTTTTATGCCGTGTTGACCAGAAACAGCAGTCTAAGAGAGGTATGCAAAAACATCGGCCTGATCATTACCAAGCTTATTCCTTTTGGAATGAAGCAGCTGCCTGCAAGGAGTACTCTTTCTGATGCAAACCGTAAGCGCAGTTATCGTGTTTTTGAGCAACTGTACAAAGGGCTGTATTCATACTATAGGGCATCTTTGGTAGGAAATTGGCTTGATATCGGTGGAGAGGTCGACCCCAGCCGTGTTGAGGTTTTTGATTCCTCAACGGTCACGCTGTTCAAGGAAATCCTCAAAGGGGCCGGACGCAATCCCCTGAACGGAAAGAAAAAAGGAGGTGCCAAGATTTTTGCTAAAATGAATCTGGCAGAAGGCGTTCCCAATTTTATATGTATCCGTTCTGCGGCCACAAATGAAAATATGTTTTTAAAAGTGATGGATCTGCCTGAGCATGGGATAGCTGTTTTCGACAAGGGATATAACCGCTATTCCTGCTTTGAAAAATGGGACAGTTCAAACAGATATTTTGTGACCAGAAAAAAAGACAATGCAAGATATGAAGTGGTCAGTGAGTTTGACTGTACGCATGCTATTGATATCATCAAGGACCAGATTATCTCACTGAGCTACAGGGAGAAGGGAGTTTCTCGGACAGTTGAGGCCAGACTGGTGGTTTATGCTGACCCTGAAAGCGGTGAAACGCTGGAATTTATCACCAATCTTAAGGGATTGGATGCATTGACCATAGCTCTTCTGTATAAGAACAGGTGGGTTATCGAAGTGCTTTTCAAGCAGATAAAGCAGAATTTTGAGCTCAGAAATTTTTTGTCGGACAGCGAGAACGGGATCAAAATCCAGATTTGGATGGCATTAATACTCAACCTGCTGTTTACAGTTCTACATAAGCGGATAAAAGAGGCTGAAGACTTCTCGACCATGGTCATGGTAGCAGCAAAAAATCTTTGCTCCTACGTCAGTCTTGAAAAGTTCTTACTTTTTCCTGAAGCTTACTTTAAAAGTATATTTCAAAAAGACCTTCAAAATATGCAAACCCAATTATTCCTCTCAGGATAG
- a CDS encoding DUF6508 domain-containing protein produces the protein MKPVFTPLEEIGFFLEGEKGKHAVLGLSPFVSEIEGQIEKIKKAVPVHLTEGSLQKYLDMDGIKTELKRYISESGLLVGYDWEDWMEGKEILDGVRPFAKINKIKACKLLTLILKRDESQFGYFESHLKKGSILILLKKLLEQEVLN, from the coding sequence ATGAAACCTGTCTTCACCCCATTAGAAGAAATCGGATTTTTTCTCGAAGGAGAAAAGGGAAAACATGCTGTCCTTGGGCTTTCACCTTTTGTCAGTGAAATTGAAGGACAGATTGAAAAAATAAAAAAAGCTGTTCCCGTGCATCTGACTGAAGGCTCCCTGCAGAAATACCTGGATATGGATGGCATCAAAACAGAACTCAAGCGCTATATCTCAGAATCCGGTTTGCTTGTGGGATACGATTGGGAAGACTGGATGGAAGGCAAGGAAATTCTGGACGGGGTAAGGCCCTTCGCTAAAATCAATAAAATCAAGGCCTGCAAACTCCTGACCCTGATCCTCAAAAGGGATGAATCACAGTTTGGGTATTTTGAATCCCATCTGAAAAAAGGCAGCATTCTGATCCTATTGAAAAAACTATTGGAACAGGAAGTGCTCAATTAA
- a CDS encoding PAS domain-containing protein, translated as MRKYFEQLQTPILILDENGLIRYANPSFKEKVFQLDKLRKRFLDLFTIDNPDVFLSFLDLGNAQGKREFEVKLEKDHSVFDYEISVTHFTNPDKIVLEFNEISEFKQVRKDLVKKTTILQNLREYMEGSNHLETTQNYMKRSLNFLLQNLDFEKGYLHFETEIVAGSTRFSAEGKGMDKEVYSQLVNKHFFGRSESNIPTLVSKVLRNVPHLDPEFENKYMIKKQFGQSSLYFVFEPGRTYGFEDSFDVNILVSILIHRLIWTDLRIKDLKMYNQYVQ; from the coding sequence ATGAGAAAGTACTTTGAACAACTCCAAACCCCCATTTTGATATTGGATGAAAATGGGCTGATCAGGTATGCGAATCCTTCCTTTAAAGAAAAAGTTTTTCAACTGGATAAATTAAGGAAAAGATTTTTGGATTTGTTTACCATAGATAATCCCGATGTTTTTCTGAGTTTTTTGGATTTGGGCAATGCCCAGGGTAAGAGGGAGTTTGAGGTGAAATTGGAAAAAGACCATTCTGTTTTTGATTATGAGATTTCAGTGACCCATTTTACCAATCCAGATAAGATCGTCTTGGAATTTAATGAAATTTCTGAGTTCAAGCAGGTAAGGAAAGACCTGGTCAAAAAGACCACCATTCTTCAAAACCTGAGGGAATACATGGAGGGCTCCAATCACCTGGAAACCACCCAGAATTACATGAAGCGGTCCCTGAACTTTTTGTTGCAGAACCTGGATTTTGAAAAAGGCTACCTGCATTTCGAAACGGAGATTGTAGCGGGCAGTACCAGGTTCAGTGCGGAAGGTAAAGGCATGGACAAGGAGGTGTACAGTCAGCTGGTCAACAAACATTTTTTTGGCAGGTCTGAATCCAACATCCCCACCTTGGTCAGCAAGGTGCTGAGGAATGTTCCCCATTTGGATCCTGAATTTGAAAACAAGTACATGATCAAAAAGCAATTCGGCCAATCTAGCCTCTATTTTGTGTTTGAGCCGGGAAGGACATACGGTTTTGAGGACAGTTTTGATGTGAATATTTTGGTGTCTATTTTAATCCATAGGTTGATCTGGACTGACCTGAGGATCAAGGACCTGAAGATGTACAATCAGTATGTTCAGTGA
- a CDS encoding IS4 family transposase, which yields MCILGLHQKQRPLMCNITLFSQIIKKIDRSTFKKLVQDKQTDKGCKGFDSWTHLVSMLFCHFAKSTSVRDISNGLRSATGNLNHLGISKAPSKSSISYQNKRRDADLFKDLYYSLLGSLGQQASLRRVKLKIKVPVYLLDATVISLCLSVFDWATFRTKKGAVKMHTLLDYDGKLPAYVNITEGSVADNKGAYNIPLEKGSVIVADRYYNDFPMLNIWDSKGVFFVIRHKDNLAYTVISERELPEKMAQHVLIDQEIELTNPQSKTKYPKKLRRVAVWDEKNQQTIEIITNNFTWAAQTIGDLYKSRWEIEVFFRDIKQLLHIKTFIGTSKNAVMIQIWTALITILLLKAMKASAKYGWHLSNLVAFIRLNIFVKIELQNWLDRPFEDHDKPPKYNPQGVLFPDYK from the coding sequence ATGTGTATTTTGGGTTTGCACCAAAAACAAAGACCTCTCATGTGTAATATTACATTGTTTTCACAGATTATTAAAAAGATTGACCGTTCAACTTTCAAAAAACTGGTTCAAGATAAGCAGACAGATAAAGGTTGTAAAGGTTTTGATAGCTGGACACATCTAGTATCAATGCTTTTCTGTCATTTTGCAAAAAGCACATCGGTAAGAGATATATCCAATGGTCTTCGTTCAGCTACGGGGAACCTAAACCATCTTGGGATTTCAAAGGCTCCTTCCAAGTCAAGTATCAGCTATCAGAACAAGCGGAGAGATGCTGATCTTTTTAAAGACCTTTATTATTCTCTTTTGGGAAGTTTAGGACAGCAGGCATCACTCAGGCGTGTCAAACTTAAAATCAAGGTGCCAGTATATCTTTTAGATGCAACAGTCATAAGCCTTTGCCTTTCTGTCTTCGACTGGGCCACATTCCGCACTAAAAAGGGCGCTGTTAAGATGCATACCCTGTTAGATTATGATGGTAAACTTCCTGCTTATGTGAACATTACAGAAGGAAGCGTAGCGGATAATAAAGGTGCTTACAATATACCTTTGGAAAAAGGTTCTGTTATCGTCGCAGACAGGTACTACAATGACTTTCCGATGCTAAATATTTGGGACAGCAAAGGGGTATTCTTTGTCATAAGGCATAAGGACAACCTGGCTTACACCGTGATCAGCGAACGGGAACTGCCAGAAAAAATGGCACAGCATGTTCTAATTGACCAAGAAATAGAACTGACCAACCCACAGTCTAAGACTAAGTATCCTAAAAAACTCAGAAGAGTGGCAGTCTGGGACGAGAAAAACCAACAGACCATAGAAATCATCACCAACAACTTCACCTGGGCAGCACAGACAATCGGAGACCTTTATAAATCAAGGTGGGAAATTGAAGTTTTTTTCAGGGATATTAAGCAGCTACTCCACATTAAGACATTCATTGGAACTTCAAAAAACGCAGTAATGATACAGATATGGACTGCCTTGATTACAATTTTACTGTTAAAAGCAATGAAAGCATCCGCAAAATACGGATGGCATCTGTCAAATCTAGTAGCATTTATCAGATTGAATATTTTCGTCAAAATTGAATTGCAAAATTGGCTGGACAGACCTTTTGAAGATCATGACAAACCCCCAAAATATAACCCACAGGGGGTTCTTTTTCCAGATTATAAATAA